The Stenotrophomonas rhizophila genome has a window encoding:
- a CDS encoding LysR family transcriptional regulator: protein MLSADELALLEAIRESGSLSRAAARLGKAPSTVSHAARQLEARFDALLFDRRRYRLQLTPAGHLLAQEAARLMLDVSRLTRRVKQVAGGWEDRLWIVTDEILEFETLLPVIHAFDALASGVTLRITHEVLTGTWDALRDGRADLVVGATNEPPVIPGLRWFELGVMEWVFAVAPHHPLARAPEPVDASALLQHRAVVVADTSRRLEVRGYGVLGGQPSLAVPSMHAKIRAQCEGLGVGWLPRERVAGLLARGTLVEKRMADPREPNLLYVAWRGDHQGRALEWWLAQLKHERLASRLVTGIALA from the coding sequence ATGTTGTCTGCCGACGAACTGGCCCTGCTGGAAGCCATCCGCGAGAGCGGCAGCCTGTCGCGTGCTGCAGCCCGCTTGGGCAAGGCGCCGTCCACGGTGTCGCACGCCGCCCGCCAGCTGGAGGCGCGCTTCGACGCCCTGCTGTTCGACCGCCGCCGCTACCGCCTGCAGCTCACCCCGGCCGGCCATCTGCTGGCCCAGGAAGCGGCGCGCCTGATGCTCGATGTGTCCCGGCTCACCCGCCGGGTCAAACAGGTGGCCGGTGGCTGGGAAGACCGGCTGTGGATCGTTACCGACGAAATCCTGGAATTCGAAACGCTGCTGCCGGTCATCCATGCCTTCGACGCGCTCGCCTCCGGCGTCACCCTGCGGATTACCCACGAAGTCCTTACCGGCACCTGGGACGCGCTGCGCGACGGGCGTGCCGACCTGGTGGTGGGCGCCACCAACGAACCGCCGGTCATTCCGGGCCTGCGCTGGTTCGAGCTGGGGGTGATGGAGTGGGTCTTTGCCGTGGCGCCCCACCATCCGCTGGCCAGGGCGCCGGAGCCGGTCGACGCGTCAGCATTGCTGCAGCACCGCGCGGTGGTGGTGGCCGATACCTCCCGCAGGCTCGAGGTGCGCGGCTATGGCGTGCTCGGTGGCCAGCCGTCGCTGGCGGTGCCGAGCATGCATGCCAAGATCCGCGCGCAGTGCGAAGGCCTGGGCGTGGGCTGGCTGCCGCGCGAGCGGGTGGCCGGCCTGCTTGCGCGCGGGACGCTGGTGGAAAAACGCATGGCCGACCCGCGCGAACCCAACCTGCTGTACGTGGCCTGGCGCGGCGATCACCAGGGCAGGGCGCTGGAGTGGTGGCTGGCACAGCTCAAACACGAACGCCTCGCCTCGCGCCTGGTGACGGGCATCGCGCTGGCGTGA
- a CDS encoding SDR family oxidoreductase — protein MNRFINKTVLVTGGSSGIGLAAAKAFAAEGARVVITGRDAAALEQAAAAVGSTALVVVNDAGDIAAARALAETLAAAEVRLDAVFVNAGAAKFAAYPDVDEALWDQIFNTNIKGPYFQLQALLPLLNPGASVVINGSINARIGMPNTSVYAASKAAVISLAKTLSAELLPRGVRVNVLSPGPVSTPIYTKLGLDAAALDATAAQIQSQIPLGRFGTPEEIAATVLHLSSPESAYIVGTEIIADGGMSQL, from the coding sequence ATGAACCGTTTCATCAACAAGACCGTCCTTGTCACCGGCGGCAGCAGCGGCATCGGCCTGGCTGCGGCCAAGGCCTTCGCCGCCGAAGGCGCCCGTGTGGTCATCACCGGCCGCGATGCCGCCGCATTGGAGCAGGCTGCAGCGGCGGTGGGCAGCACTGCGCTGGTGGTGGTGAACGATGCCGGCGACATCGCCGCCGCGCGCGCCCTGGCCGAGACCCTGGCCGCCGCCGAGGTGCGCCTGGACGCCGTGTTCGTCAACGCCGGCGCAGCGAAGTTCGCCGCCTACCCGGACGTGGACGAAGCGCTGTGGGACCAGATCTTCAACACCAACATCAAGGGCCCCTACTTCCAGCTGCAGGCACTGCTGCCGCTGCTCAACCCGGGCGCGTCGGTGGTGATCAACGGCTCGATCAACGCCCGCATCGGCATGCCCAACACCTCGGTGTACGCGGCCAGTAAAGCCGCCGTGATCTCGCTCGCAAAAACGCTCTCGGCCGAACTGCTGCCGCGCGGCGTGCGCGTCAACGTGCTCAGCCCGGGTCCGGTTTCCACCCCGATCTACACCAAGCTCGGCCTGGATGCCGCCGCGCTGGACGCCACCGCCGCACAGATCCAGAGCCAGATTCCGCTGGGCCGCTTCGGCACCCCGGAAGAAATTGCCGCCACCGTGCTGCACCTGTCCTCACCCGAATCGGCCTACATCGTTGGCACCGAAATCATCGCCGACGGTGGCATGAGCCAGCTCTGA
- a CDS encoding carboxymuconolactone decarboxylase family protein — translation MSRIPLINAADTTGERQALLGQIHSAFGATPNMFRAVANSTAALKSMWGSFGALGGGIIPAALGEKIAVAIANRNACEYCLAAHTALGRKAGASSQEMSAAQGGESDDPKTAAALHFALRVVEGRGQIDDADVAQLRNVGFNDEAIVEILAHVALNLFTNYVNVAFAVPVDFPGVKLR, via the coding sequence ATGTCCCGTATCCCGCTGATCAACGCCGCCGACACCACCGGCGAACGCCAGGCCCTGCTCGGCCAGATCCATTCCGCCTTCGGTGCCACCCCCAACATGTTCCGTGCCGTTGCCAATTCCACCGCTGCCCTGAAGAGCATGTGGGGATCGTTCGGCGCGCTGGGCGGCGGCATCATTCCGGCCGCGCTGGGCGAGAAGATCGCCGTGGCCATCGCCAACCGCAACGCCTGCGAGTACTGCCTGGCCGCGCACACCGCACTGGGCCGCAAGGCCGGTGCCAGCAGCCAGGAAATGAGCGCCGCGCAGGGCGGTGAGTCCGATGATCCCAAGACAGCTGCCGCGCTGCACTTCGCGCTGCGCGTGGTGGAAGGCCGTGGCCAGATCGACGATGCCGATGTCGCCCAGCTGCGGAACGTGGGCTTCAATGATGAAGCGATCGTCGAAATCCTCGCCCACGTCGCGTTGAATCTGTTCACCAACTACGTCAACGTCGCCTTTGCGGTGCCGGTCGATTTCCCCGGCGTCAAACTGCGTTGA
- a CDS encoding alpha/beta fold hydrolase has protein sequence MSYFTTSDGTSLYYKDWGSGPVVSFSHGWPLNADAWEAQMFFLAGKGYRCIAHDRRGHGRSSQPWNGNDMDTYADDLAELFEHLGVTDVTLVGHSTGGGEVARYIGRHGTSRVAKAVLMGAVPPIMLKTADNPDGLPIEVFDGFRSAYLADRAQFFLDVATGPFFGFNRPGAKVSEGLIRSWWTQGMQSGHKNAYDCIKAFSETDFTADLAKFDVPTLIIHGDDDQIVPIKAAALRSVTLIKGAQLKIYPGGGHSLGDTAKEQLNQDLLAFLST, from the coding sequence ATGAGCTACTTCACCACCTCCGACGGTACCTCCCTCTACTACAAGGACTGGGGCAGCGGCCCCGTGGTGTCCTTCAGCCATGGCTGGCCGCTCAATGCCGATGCGTGGGAAGCGCAGATGTTCTTCCTGGCCGGCAAGGGCTACCGCTGCATCGCCCACGACCGGCGCGGGCACGGGCGTTCCAGCCAGCCGTGGAACGGCAACGACATGGATACCTATGCCGATGACCTGGCCGAGCTGTTCGAACACCTTGGCGTAACCGACGTCACCCTGGTCGGCCATTCCACCGGCGGCGGCGAAGTGGCGCGCTACATCGGCCGGCATGGCACCAGCCGGGTGGCCAAGGCGGTGCTGATGGGCGCGGTGCCGCCGATCATGCTCAAGACCGCCGACAACCCCGACGGCCTGCCGATCGAGGTGTTCGACGGCTTCCGCAGCGCCTACCTCGCCGACCGCGCGCAGTTCTTCCTGGATGTGGCGACAGGTCCGTTCTTCGGTTTCAACCGCCCGGGCGCGAAGGTGTCCGAAGGATTGATCCGCTCGTGGTGGACGCAGGGCATGCAGTCGGGCCACAAGAACGCCTACGACTGCATCAAGGCGTTTTCCGAAACCGACTTCACCGCCGACCTGGCGAAGTTCGATGTTCCCACCCTGATCATCCACGGCGACGACGACCAGATCGTGCCGATCAAGGCCGCAGCCCTGCGTTCGGTCACGCTGATCAAGGGCGCGCAGCTGAAGATCTATCCCGGCGGTGGCCACAGCCTGGGCGATACCGCCAAGGAGCAGCTCAACCAGGACCTGCTCGCGTTCCTCAGCACCTGA
- a CDS encoding response regulator, whose protein sequence is MTLRILTIDDHPLIRQGIASMLEVEPGLELVGEAADALDGIEQYRRLRPDIALVDLQMPGMDGIELTRRLRAEFPQARVVILTTYRGDANARDALAAGACGYLLKNSLRRELVEALHRVAQGKRCLSAEISEEIAQHIGEEPLTAREQSILAALAQGWENKRIANDLGISSETVKSHLARIFEKIGARTRTEAIHIALRRGLVRLDD, encoded by the coding sequence ATGACCCTCCGCATCCTGACCATCGATGACCATCCCCTGATCCGCCAGGGCATCGCATCCATGCTGGAGGTGGAACCGGGCCTGGAACTGGTCGGCGAGGCCGCCGACGCACTGGACGGCATCGAACAGTACCGGCGCCTGCGGCCGGACATCGCGCTGGTCGACCTGCAGATGCCCGGTATGGATGGGATCGAACTGACCCGCCGCCTGCGCGCGGAGTTTCCGCAGGCCCGCGTGGTCATCCTGACCACCTACCGGGGCGATGCGAATGCGCGCGATGCACTGGCAGCGGGTGCCTGCGGCTACCTGCTGAAGAATTCGCTGCGCCGCGAACTGGTGGAGGCGCTGCACCGCGTGGCACAGGGCAAGCGCTGCCTGTCGGCGGAGATCTCCGAAGAGATCGCCCAGCACATCGGCGAGGAACCGCTGACCGCGCGCGAGCAGTCCATCCTGGCCGCGCTGGCGCAGGGGTGGGAGAACAAGCGCATTGCCAACGACCTGGGCATCTCATCGGAAACGGTGAAGTCACACCTGGCGCGCATCTTCGAGAAGATCGGTGCACGCACCCGTACCGAAGCCATCCATATCGCCCTGCGTCGTGGGCTGGTGCGGCTGGACGACTAG
- a CDS encoding alpha/beta hydrolase — protein sequence MNTVPPAALHAVPSDVRGPSRSEEFISGGERELFIRSWRPTGKVRAVLAIVPGFNSHSGHYQWAAAQFTAMGLAVYAVDLRGRGKSTGERFHVEHFDDYLADVQSLLDVARSREPGLPVFLLGHSAGGVIASAYTLAHQDELAGLICESYAFQVPAPAPVLALVRWLSGPFPKLRVLKLPNKEFSRLPEVVAALNADPLIANEKQTALTVAQMLVGIDRLRRGFPSLRLPVLIAHGTADKVTVPAGSQVFDDNAGSADKTLLLYKDHAHDLLNDAGREGVVRDFKQWIERHLPSGVAVDAERSA from the coding sequence ATGAATACTGTTCCCCCCGCAGCCCTGCATGCCGTGCCGTCCGACGTCCGCGGCCCCTCCCGCAGCGAAGAATTCATCAGCGGCGGCGAGCGCGAGCTGTTCATCCGCAGCTGGCGCCCGACCGGGAAGGTGCGCGCGGTGCTGGCCATCGTGCCCGGCTTCAACTCCCATAGCGGGCACTACCAGTGGGCCGCCGCGCAGTTCACCGCGATGGGCCTGGCCGTGTATGCCGTGGATCTGCGCGGCCGCGGCAAATCCACTGGCGAACGTTTCCATGTCGAGCACTTCGACGATTACCTGGCCGACGTGCAGTCGCTGCTGGATGTCGCGCGCTCGCGCGAACCCGGACTGCCGGTATTCCTGCTCGGGCACAGTGCCGGCGGGGTGATCGCCTCGGCGTACACGCTGGCGCACCAGGACGAACTGGCCGGCCTGATCTGCGAAAGCTACGCCTTCCAGGTGCCGGCACCGGCGCCGGTACTGGCACTGGTGCGCTGGCTCAGTGGCCCGTTCCCGAAGCTGCGGGTGCTCAAGCTGCCCAACAAGGAATTCTCGCGGCTGCCCGAGGTGGTAGCGGCGCTCAATGCCGATCCCCTCATCGCCAACGAGAAGCAGACGGCGCTCACCGTGGCGCAGATGCTGGTCGGCATCGACCGGCTCAGGCGCGGTTTCCCGAGCCTGCGCCTGCCGGTACTGATCGCGCATGGCACCGCCGACAAGGTCACCGTCCCCGCCGGCAGCCAGGTGTTCGACGACAACGCCGGTTCCGCCGACAAGACGCTGCTGCTGTACAAGGACCACGCCCATGACCTGCTCAACGATGCAGGGCGCGAAGGCGTGGTGCGCGACTTCAAGCAATGGATCGAGCGGCACCTGCCCAGCGGCGTCGCCGTGGACGCGGAGCGCAGCGCGTGA
- a CDS encoding alpha/beta fold hydrolase, protein MKLLSRSFRRAATALVLMLAVHATAQAAGSAAIQSHNANVNGVTLHYLQAGQGDASPVVLLHGYAETSHMWRPLMPQLAGRHVVIAPDLRGAGQSSKPDGGYDKKTLAQDIHALVKSLGYPKVKIVGHDIGLMVAYAYAAQYQDEVDSIVLMDAFLPGVGDWTHVWLLRDLWHFHFYGETPLKLVDGRERTYFEHFWNDFAADRTHSVPEADRQFYASEYARPGGMRAGFEYFKNFEQDAKDFAGFAKTPLHMPMLVLSGEKAGGQFLIDQAKLVDTNVEGVIVKGSGHWLMEEAPEQTIPALVAFLDK, encoded by the coding sequence ATGAAACTGCTTTCCCGTTCGTTCCGCCGCGCCGCCACCGCGCTGGTGCTGATGCTGGCCGTGCATGCCACTGCGCAGGCGGCCGGCAGCGCGGCCATCCAGAGCCACAACGCCAACGTCAACGGCGTCACCCTGCATTACCTGCAGGCCGGCCAAGGCGATGCATCGCCGGTGGTGCTGCTGCACGGCTATGCCGAAACCAGCCACATGTGGCGCCCGTTGATGCCGCAGCTGGCCGGCCGCCATGTGGTCATCGCGCCCGACCTGCGCGGTGCCGGGCAGTCGTCCAAACCGGACGGCGGCTACGACAAGAAAACGCTGGCGCAGGATATCCACGCGCTGGTGAAGTCGTTGGGCTACCCCAAGGTCAAGATCGTCGGCCATGACATCGGCCTGATGGTGGCTTATGCGTACGCCGCCCAGTACCAGGACGAAGTGGACAGCATCGTGTTGATGGATGCATTCCTGCCCGGCGTGGGCGACTGGACCCACGTGTGGCTGCTGCGCGATCTGTGGCACTTCCACTTCTACGGCGAAACCCCGTTGAAGCTGGTGGATGGCCGCGAGCGCACCTACTTCGAGCACTTCTGGAACGACTTCGCCGCCGACCGCACCCACTCCGTGCCCGAGGCCGACAGGCAGTTCTATGCGTCCGAGTACGCACGCCCCGGCGGCATGCGCGCGGGCTTTGAGTACTTCAAGAACTTCGAGCAGGATGCCAAGGACTTTGCGGGCTTCGCGAAGACGCCGCTGCACATGCCGATGCTGGTGCTGTCCGGTGAGAAGGCCGGCGGCCAGTTCCTGATCGACCAGGCCAAGCTGGTGGACACCAATGTGGAAGGCGTGATCGTCAAAGGCTCCGGCCATTGGCTGATGGAAGAAGCCCCGGAGCAGACGATCCCCGCGCTGGTCGCGTTCCTGGACAAGTAA
- a CDS encoding AraC family transcriptional regulator, protein MSLIDVNSSSPSIDRLTPVLERFRVQATLFHAGPLCGHQHFDAQPGRGFLHVLRRGEMDLLYRDGSRLARTHLSEPTLLLFPRAVHHEFINPPVDGSDFTCATLDFDGGARNPIVQSLPEAIVLPLGAIDGLQATLDLLFAESDQLRCGSRLLANRLFEVVLIQVLRWIIDHPGKAQVSPGMMMGLSDPRLAKALMAVHAEPDADWTLERMAERAGMSRSAFAAAFKTATGTTPAAYSLDWKLNVATSLLRAGRAVKQVALELGFADAPTFSRAFRRRTGASPREWLNAHGEGG, encoded by the coding sequence ATGTCGCTCATAGATGTCAATTCGTCCAGCCCTTCCATCGACCGTCTGACCCCGGTCCTGGAGCGGTTCCGGGTCCAGGCCACGCTGTTCCATGCCGGCCCGCTGTGCGGGCACCAGCACTTCGACGCGCAGCCTGGCCGCGGCTTCCTGCACGTGCTGCGCCGGGGCGAAATGGACCTGCTGTATCGCGACGGCTCGCGCCTGGCGCGCACCCATCTGAGCGAGCCCACGCTGCTGCTGTTTCCGCGCGCGGTGCACCACGAGTTCATCAACCCGCCGGTGGACGGCTCGGACTTCACCTGCGCCACGCTCGATTTCGATGGTGGCGCCCGCAACCCGATCGTGCAGTCGCTGCCGGAAGCGATCGTGTTGCCACTGGGCGCCATTGACGGCCTGCAGGCGACGCTGGACCTGCTGTTCGCCGAATCGGACCAGTTGCGCTGCGGGTCGCGCCTGCTCGCCAACCGCCTGTTCGAGGTCGTGTTGATCCAGGTGCTGCGCTGGATCATCGACCACCCCGGCAAGGCGCAGGTGTCGCCCGGCATGATGATGGGCCTGTCCGACCCCCGCTTGGCCAAGGCACTGATGGCGGTGCACGCCGAACCCGATGCCGACTGGACCCTCGAACGCATGGCCGAACGCGCAGGCATGTCGCGCAGCGCATTCGCCGCTGCCTTCAAGACCGCCACCGGCACCACGCCGGCGGCGTATTCGCTGGACTGGAAACTCAACGTGGCCACCTCGCTGCTGCGGGCCGGTCGTGCGGTCAAGCAGGTGGCGCTGGAGCTCGGCTTCGCCGACGCGCCCACCTTTTCGCGCGCCTTCCGCCGGCGCACCGGCGCCTCGCCGCGCGAGTGGTTGAACGCGCACGGCGAGGGTGGGTAG